In Mercurialis annua linkage group LG6, ddMerAnnu1.2, whole genome shotgun sequence, the following are encoded in one genomic region:
- the LOC126654007 gene encoding phytochrome A-associated F-box protein gives MFSKLSDDVVLSIFFKLEDDPRNWARLACVCTKFSSLVRNICWKDKCNKTIPAVINDLLSASDTTIPGGWASLHKLSVCCPGLLHSGVLLEHSDFGLERELGPDDNYRKTSHKSTPAASITAVDSNNASEDNSGCSWSLYDDLYYDTVYDTSESQFPNVTADAGKTVDTSIEKTVIKGSGSFSICKRKKISRSLRAHLASGVWNLSREQGNKLLASRFRGDCLYICDWPGCVHNEEKRNYKLFRGIFKNFKRSRVWRTINDGNRSKIDLKCAFCGCKQTWDLHSAFCLRRVFGYHDDGEPVVRAYVCENGHVSGAWTDLPLYT, from the coding sequence ATGTTTTCAAAGCTCTCAGACGACGTCGTACTCAGCATCTTCTTCAAGCTAGAAGATGACCCCCGCAATTGGGCCCGTCTAGCCTGCGTCTGCACCAAATTCTCCTCTCTCGTCCGTAACATCTGCTGGAAAGACAAATGCAACAAAACCATTCCCGCCGTCATCAACGATCTCCTCTCCGCCTCCGATACCACCATCCCCGGCGGCTGGGCTTCCCTCCACAAGCTCTCCGTTTGCTGCCCTGGCCTCCTCCACTCCGGCGTTCTCCTCGAGCACTCCGATTTCGGCCTCGAACGCGAACTCGGCCCCGATGATAACTACCGCAAAACATCTCATAAATCAACGCCGGCTGCCTCAATCACCGCCGTTGATTCTAACAATGCTTCCGAAGATAACAGCGGCTGCTCTTGGTCGCTGTACGATGATCTGTATTACGACACCGTTTATGATACCTCCGAATCACAGTTTCCGAATGTGACCGCTGATGCAGGTAAAACGGTTGATACTAGTATCGAGAAAACGGTTATTAAAGGTAGCGGTAGTTTCTCTATTTGTAAGAGGAAGAAAATTTCTAGGTCTTTGAGGGCACATTTAGCGTCTGGGGTGTGGAATTTAAGTAGAGAGCAAGGGAATAAGCTGTTAGCCAGCCGATTTCGAGGGGATTGTTTGTACATTTGTGATTGGCCTGGTTGTGTTCATAACGAGGAGAAGCGGAATTATAAGTTGTTTAGGGGgatttttaagaattttaagAGGTCTAGGGTTTGGAGAACGATTAATGATGGGAATAGGAGTAAGATTGATTTGAAGTGTGCTTTTTGTGGGTGTAAACAGACGTGGGATTTGCACTCTGCGTTTTGTTTGAGGAGGGTTTTTGGGTATCATGACGATGGGGAGCCTGTTGTTCGTGCTTATGTTTGTGAGAACGGGCATGTCTCTGGTGCTTGGACTGATTTGCCGTTGTATACTTGA
- the LOC126654008 gene encoding protein OPI10 homolog, whose amino-acid sequence MFGVVFPNRSFPLDISAFSQIDTFHWVLDMNTFVGEAYDQIREICIFLLNNFTLPPDKALAVYIQSPGSPFQFCGAVTIARPSAVLSLNWPEPGGGQLQLTAPDSAPLSAKIGVSVEDLASLPSLDVVAEKRIERLAMKVGENLFNYMQSFCGVDGSKLIVPMDILDHWFKKFQDKAKRDPDYLKGFDL is encoded by the exons ATGTTCGGCGTCGTTTTCCCCAACCGGAGCTTTCCCCTGGATATATCCGCCTTCTCTCAAATCGACACCTTTCACTGGGTACTTGACATGAACACCTTCGTAG GCGAAGCATACGATCAAATCCGTGAAATCTGCATATTCCTCTTAAACAACTTCACTCTCCCACCAGATAAAGCCCTAGCCGTCTACATCCAATCCCCCGGCTCACCCTTCCAATTCTGCGGCGCCGTAACTATAGCACGCCCCTCCGCTGTTCTCTCCCTCAATTGGCCGGAGCCTGGCGGAGGCCAACTACAACTCACCGCACCGGATTCCGCTCCCTTGTCTGCTAAAATAGGCGTTTCCGTTGAGGACTTGGCTTCCTTGCCGTCGTTGGATGTGGTTGCTGAAAAGAGAATCGAACGGCTTGCAATGAAAGTAGGAGagaatttgtttaattatatgCAGTCGTTTTGTGGCGTTGATGGAAGTAAATTGATTGTGCCTATGGATATATTAGACCATtggtttaaaaagtttcaagatAAGGCTAAACGTGATCCTGATTACTTAAAAGGCTtcgatttgtaa